Proteins from one Mucilaginibacter jinjuensis genomic window:
- a CDS encoding SDR family oxidoreductase yields the protein MKNALITGATKGMGRAIAFAFAKQGLNLAICSRNIKDLEQIKAELQSINQQISIVTVQADASKKEQLLNFAQKAEAELGQIHVIVNNVGIYQPTSIMDDAEDTFDVLMNANLRPAYELYRYFGKKLAAAKDGHIFNICSIAAITPVIEAGTYTVTKAATLSLSNIMRLEMQQYGVKVTSVIPGSTLTSSWDGMAVDANKMVLPEDIASGVIAIYNMSAGANVNEITITPVFGQI from the coding sequence ATGAAAAACGCTTTAATTACAGGTGCTACCAAGGGCATGGGCCGGGCTATCGCTTTTGCTTTTGCTAAACAAGGATTAAACCTTGCAATTTGTTCACGAAATATAAAAGATTTAGAACAAATAAAGGCAGAGCTGCAAAGTATTAACCAGCAGATCAGCATAGTAACGGTACAGGCCGATGCCAGTAAAAAAGAACAACTCCTCAACTTTGCCCAAAAAGCAGAAGCAGAACTGGGGCAGATCCATGTGATTGTTAACAATGTGGGCATCTACCAGCCTACTTCTATTATGGATGATGCCGAAGATACCTTCGATGTGTTAATGAATGCCAACCTGCGCCCTGCTTATGAGCTTTACCGTTATTTCGGCAAAAAACTGGCTGCGGCAAAAGATGGACATATCTTTAACATCTGTTCTATAGCCGCCATAACCCCGGTTATAGAAGCAGGCACATACACTGTAACAAAAGCCGCGACACTTAGTCTTAGTAATATAATGAGGCTGGAAATGCAACAATATGGTGTAAAAGTAACCTCGGTAATACCGGGCTCAACGCTAACTTCTTCATGGGATGGCATGGCGGTTGATGCTAACAAAATGGTATTGCCAGAGGACATTGCTTCGGGCGTAATTGCGATTTACAATATGAGTGCCGGAGCTAATGTTAACGAAATCACCATAACACCCGTTTTTGGCCAGATTTAA
- a CDS encoding PspC domain-containing protein, which yields MEKKLYRDEHHKVISGVCAGLADYFGIDVSIVRLVFVLTLILKGGGGLLYIILWIVLPKKPFNYVPPVDYTVPPTPGSPYQQYQAANPSYQPTSTFVPQPQKHPSTAALIGGLVLILLGGGFLLDEFNIIPDWDFSQWWPVILVVIGLTLMFRGSSKPKPVQTWQQTGEVKQEPQAEVKEEPSNDNPSTEI from the coding sequence ATGGAAAAGAAATTATATCGCGACGAACATCACAAAGTAATTAGTGGTGTTTGTGCCGGCTTAGCCGACTACTTTGGTATTGATGTATCAATAGTACGTCTGGTATTTGTGTTAACCCTAATTTTAAAAGGCGGCGGCGGTTTGCTGTACATCATCCTTTGGATTGTATTGCCTAAAAAACCTTTTAATTATGTACCGCCGGTTGATTATACTGTGCCCCCTACTCCGGGTTCGCCTTATCAGCAATATCAAGCTGCAAACCCATCTTACCAGCCAACTTCTACTTTTGTGCCGCAACCACAAAAGCATCCATCAACTGCTGCTTTAATTGGCGGACTGGTATTGATACTTTTAGGCGGAGGCTTTTTACTGGATGAATTTAACATTATCCCCGACTGGGATTTTAGCCAATGGTGGCCTGTAATACTGGTTGTAATTGGTTTAACATTAATGTTTAGGGGCAGCAGCAAACCAAAACCAGTACAAACCTGGCAGCAAACCGGCGAAGTAAAACAAGAACCGCAAGCCGAGGTTAAAGAAGAACCAAGCAACGATAACCCTTCAACTGAAATATAA